Proteins co-encoded in one Callospermophilus lateralis isolate mCalLat2 chromosome 2, mCalLat2.hap1, whole genome shotgun sequence genomic window:
- the Hdhd3 gene encoding haloacid dehalogenase-like hydrolase domain-containing protein 3: protein MAHRLQLRLLTWDVKDTLLRLRRPIGEEYATKARAHGLEVEATTLGQAFMQVFKAQNHSFPNYGLSHGLTSRQWWQDVILQTFHLAGVRDAQAVAPIADELYEDFRHPYNWQVLDGAENTLRGCRKRGLKLAAVSNFDHRLQDILVGLGLREHFDFVLTSEAAGWPKPDPRIFHEALRLAHMQPAVAAHIGDSYLCDYQGARAIGMHSFLVVGPEPLDPAIRASVPEEHILPSLSHVLPALDRLEGSTPGL, encoded by the coding sequence ATGGCACACCGGCTGCAGCTACGTCTCCTGACATGGGATGTGAAGGACACACTGCTCAGGCTTCGGCGTCCTATAGGGGAGGAGTATGCCACCAAGGCCCGGGCCCATGGGCTGGAGGTGGAGGCCACAACACTGGGACAAGCCTTCATGCAGGTGTTCAAGGCTCAGAACCACAGCTTCCCTAACTACGGCCTGAGCCATGGCCTCACCTCCCGTCAGTGGTGGCAGGATGTGATCCTGCAGACCTTCCACCTGGCAGGTGTCCGGGATGCCCAAGCCGTGGCCCCCATCGCTGATGAGCTATATGAAGACTTCAGACACCCCTACAACTGGCAGGTATTGGATGGGGCTGAGAACACCCTGAGAGGGTGCCGCAAGCGGGGTCTAAAGCtggcagcagtctccaactttgacCACCGGCTACAGGACATCCTGGTGGGTCTTGGCCTGCGGGAACACTTTGACTTTGTGTTGACTTCTGAAGCTGCTGGCTGGCCCAAGCCAGACCCCCGCATTTTCCATGAGGCCTTGCGGCTTGCTCACATGCAACCAGCAGTAGCAGCCCATATTGGGGACAGTTACCTCTGTGATTACCAGGGGGCTCGGGCTATAGGCATGCACAGCTTTCTGGTGGTTGGCCCAGAGCCTCTGGACCCTGCCATCAGGGCTTCTGTACCTGAAGAACATATTCTTCCATCACTGTCCCATGTCCTGCCTGCCCTTGACCGCCTGGAGGGATCAACCCCTGGGTTGTGA